One genomic window of Mogibacterium diversum includes the following:
- the rpsU gene encoding 30S ribosomal protein S21, which translates to MAQVTVRENESLESALKRFKRSCARDGVMSELRKREHYEKPSVKRKKKSEAARKKARKF; encoded by the coding sequence ATGGCACAGGTTACCGTTAGAGAAAACGAGAGCTTGGAGAGCGCGCTCAAGAGATTTAAGAGATCTTGTGCACGTGATGGAGTAATGTCCGAACTTAGAAAGAGAGAGCATTACGAGAAGCCAAGCGTAAAGCGTAAGAAGAAGTCTGAAGCTGCCAGAAAGAAGGCAAGAAAGTTTTAA
- a CDS encoding NAD(P)H-hydrate dehydratase, whose protein sequence is MYALTAKAMRYMDEYTIGKGIPSAVLMENAAGGLVNEIISRFSDKDTEVLIVVGHGNNGADGLCAARWLIHLGYVVNVYFVGDRSKVSRAFTDQLRILTSMSKSFRMYGLGSRDDLKILQQRYDVIIDGIFGIGLNRRFGSNFAKFIEYLNTKSGFKVAIDIPSGLNATTGGIMDAVFKADLTVTFGNYKTGMFFGDGRAVSGEVKLIDIGIIKSGYSTIEDKLFICDKKFLDDTRHLALVPREERSHKGTFGSVGIVVGPNAMMGASMLAAKAAYRCGCGLVKIFCPNKYVGYFNVAIPEAVVVPYKNDDISGAMTEFASSVDVVLVGPGLKEDSTGRILVKQLLAMEIKLVIDAGALNIIARNLKPFRKRRASCVITPHVGEMARLCDEDIKVVDKNRVGFIKKFSQHYNVSMVLKSDVSLISLLNGNDQRLFLNTLGNSGLATAGSGDVLAGTIASLVAQGNSLNNSLLYGVMIHGNAADKLDTGEDARRKMMASDIVENLF, encoded by the coding sequence ATGTATGCATTGACGGCGAAGGCTATGCGTTACATGGATGAATATACGATTGGCAAGGGTATACCGAGCGCAGTTCTTATGGAGAATGCTGCTGGGGGACTTGTTAATGAGATTATTTCTCGCTTTTCTGATAAAGACACCGAAGTGCTCATAGTTGTTGGTCATGGCAACAATGGTGCAGATGGTCTCTGTGCAGCTAGATGGTTAATTCATCTGGGTTATGTTGTTAATGTCTACTTCGTTGGAGATAGAAGTAAGGTTTCGCGTGCGTTCACTGACCAACTAAGAATTTTAACATCTATGAGCAAATCCTTTAGGATGTACGGGTTGGGCTCAAGAGATGATCTTAAGATTCTACAGCAACGTTACGATGTAATTATAGATGGTATTTTTGGAATTGGGCTAAATAGGAGATTTGGCTCTAACTTTGCTAAGTTTATCGAGTATTTAAATACGAAGTCAGGCTTCAAGGTTGCTATCGATATTCCATCAGGGTTAAACGCCACTACAGGTGGTATCATGGATGCTGTGTTTAAGGCTGATCTCACAGTGACATTCGGAAACTACAAGACAGGGATGTTCTTTGGCGATGGAAGAGCCGTGTCTGGTGAAGTTAAATTAATAGATATTGGAATAATCAAATCCGGTTATTCTACAATCGAGGATAAGCTTTTTATATGCGATAAGAAGTTTTTAGATGATACAAGGCATCTTGCTCTAGTTCCACGTGAAGAACGCTCTCATAAAGGAACCTTCGGTTCGGTTGGAATTGTGGTTGGACCTAATGCGATGATGGGAGCTAGCATGCTGGCGGCCAAAGCGGCCTACAGATGCGGATGTGGCCTGGTTAAGATATTCTGTCCTAATAAGTACGTTGGATATTTCAATGTTGCGATCCCTGAGGCTGTAGTCGTGCCGTATAAGAACGATGATATCAGTGGTGCGATGACTGAGTTTGCAAGCTCTGTTGATGTTGTGCTTGTAGGACCTGGACTCAAGGAAGATTCTACAGGAAGGATACTTGTAAAGCAGCTATTAGCAATGGAAATCAAACTTGTTATAGATGCAGGTGCACTTAATATTATCGCACGAAATCTCAAACCTTTCCGCAAGAGAAGAGCAAGCTGTGTCATAACTCCGCACGTTGGCGAGATGGCAAGGCTGTGCGATGAGGACATAAAGGTCGTTGATAAGAACAGAGTTGGATTTATTAAAAAGTTCTCACAGCACTATAATGTGAGTATGGTGTTGAAGTCTGATGTGTCGCTGATATCGCTTTTGAACGGTAATGACCAGAGGTTGTTCCTTAATACGCTTGGCAATTCGGGCCTTGCAACTGCAGGTTCCGGAGACGTGCTTGCAGGTACAATCGCTTCGCTTGTAGCGCAGGGCAATAGTCTTAATAACAGCTTACTATACGGAGTTATGATTCATGGCAATGCTGCGGATAAGCTCGACACTGGTGAAGATGCTAGAAGAAAGATGATGGCTAGCGATATAGTGGAGAATCTTTTTTAA
- a CDS encoding N-acetylmuramoyl-L-alanine amidase family protein, producing the protein MALTEQQMREIIIADRRKKKMRRRRRRKYTFFISLFLVLFFVIGLYRNRDVLAPPKLDRGVIFIDPGHGGHDPGSQTKSRKEKDDTLRIALQIKKELNKKNFKVYLTRENDRFTERIKIGKMANRKKAKLMVSIHRNKAGDPRAQGVEVFLPKDDNPKSRYLGKQIMKQLHDEGFAKRRVRSGTLVSENNEYDELSVNKMPSCLVEIGFISNKHDNKLFDKNLKGNAKAVANAIEKTYSHYYEKDKKSKKDK; encoded by the coding sequence TTGGCACTTACAGAGCAGCAGATGCGCGAGATAATAATCGCAGACAGGCGCAAGAAAAAAATGCGTAGACGTCGTAGACGCAAATATACATTTTTCATATCGCTCTTCTTAGTTCTATTTTTTGTGATCGGACTATACCGTAATAGAGATGTACTCGCACCACCAAAGCTTGATCGCGGAGTAATTTTCATCGATCCTGGTCACGGTGGACATGACCCAGGTTCTCAAACCAAGTCTCGAAAAGAAAAAGATGATACGCTTCGTATAGCACTACAAATAAAAAAAGAACTTAACAAGAAAAATTTTAAGGTCTACCTAACTCGTGAGAATGATCGCTTTACCGAGAGGATCAAAATTGGAAAAATGGCTAACAGAAAAAAAGCCAAGCTTATGGTATCAATTCATAGAAACAAAGCCGGAGACCCTAGAGCTCAAGGGGTAGAGGTCTTTCTTCCAAAGGATGATAATCCAAAAAGCCGATATCTCGGCAAACAGATTATGAAACAGCTACATGATGAAGGCTTTGCAAAAAGACGAGTGCGTTCAGGAACACTCGTTAGCGAAAACAACGAGTACGACGAACTCAGTGTCAATAAGATGCCTTCTTGCCTAGTTGAGATTGGATTTATCAGCAATAAGCACGATAACAAGTTATTTGACAAAAATTTAAAAGGAAACGCAAAAGCCGTAGCAAATGCGATTGAAAAGACTTATTCTCATTACTACGAGAAAGATAAGAAGTCTAAGAAAGACAAATAG
- the proC gene encoding pyrroline-5-carboxylate reductase, which produces MKIGFIGTGVMANAMMGGIISAGVCKPEDIIGADPTEFGRTKTKEQNGVEVTDNNLDILEKCDYVFLTVKPQYYAPVIEEIKDHVKENHVFISIGAGVTLDYLGKAFGDKNVKLVRVMPNTPAQVGEGMSAACPNEFVSEEETKTTLSILSAFGKAEIIPENLFDVVTGISGSGPAYVFLFIEALADAAVVGGMPRRQAYEFAAQTVYGAAKMVMETGKHPGELKDMVCSPAGTTIAAVRTLEANNFRSAVIEGANAATEKSAAMRG; this is translated from the coding sequence ATGAAAATAGGCTTTATCGGCACAGGGGTTATGGCAAATGCGATGATGGGAGGTATCATCAGCGCTGGAGTCTGCAAACCTGAAGATATCATCGGTGCAGATCCAACTGAGTTTGGAAGAACCAAAACTAAGGAACAGAATGGAGTAGAGGTTACAGACAATAATCTAGATATACTTGAAAAATGCGACTACGTATTCTTAACTGTAAAACCGCAGTATTATGCACCGGTAATCGAGGAAATAAAGGATCACGTAAAGGAAAATCACGTGTTCATCTCGATTGGAGCAGGTGTGACACTAGACTATCTTGGTAAAGCTTTCGGTGACAAAAACGTAAAACTCGTTCGCGTAATGCCAAATACACCAGCTCAGGTTGGTGAAGGCATGTCGGCAGCATGCCCAAATGAGTTCGTAAGTGAAGAAGAAACTAAGACTACTCTTAGCATTCTGTCTGCATTTGGAAAGGCTGAAATTATACCAGAAAATCTATTTGATGTGGTTACTGGAATTAGTGGCAGTGGACCAGCTTACGTATTCCTATTCATCGAGGCTCTTGCTGATGCGGCAGTGGTTGGAGGCATGCCTAGAAGACAGGCCTATGAATTCGCTGCACAGACAGTATATGGTGCTGCTAAGATGGTTATGGAAACTGGTAAGCATCCGGGTGAACTCAAGGATATGGTATGCTCACCAGCAGGAACTACTATCGCGGCTGTTCGCACACTCGAAGCAAACAACTTCAGAAGCGCAGTAATCGAAGGTGCCAATGCAGCTACGGAGAAGTCAGCGGCTATGAGAGGCTAG
- the hypD gene encoding trans-4-hydroxy-L-proline dehydratase: MATHGMNDRIQKLRDISVNTPVHIDLERAKIETDFYRENDGKYSIPVMRAMVLKEYFSKKTLYFGDGELIVGEKGKDPQASPTFPELCCHSEEDMIVMSDRKLVSFHTTVEDRELQKKEIIPFWEGRTIREKILASMKPEWHECYEAGVFTEFMEQRGPGHTCGGEQVFTTGYMDYKAKIKETMDKLDWMNDPEAFDKNEELKAMDICCDAVIILGERYHKLALEKAEAETDPVRKAEILQIAKNLEVVPAHAPQTYWQAIQLYWFTHLAVTTELNPWDAFSPGRMDQHLIKYYEADTEAGILDDEKALELLECLWVKFYNQPAPVKVGITLKESATYTDFANINTGGVTPTGENGVNAVSYLILDCMDDMKLVQPNSNVTISKKTPQRFLRRACEISRKGWGQPAFYNTEAQIMELINAGKTLEDARRGGSSGCVETGAWGSEAYILTGYMNIPKIFQMTLFNGYDQVSGKQLGLKLGYAKDFKTYEELWDAFKKQLEYFVNIKIYGNNIIERIYAEFMPAPLLSVVTNDCISNAKDYNAGGARYNTNYIQGVGIGTVTDCLTSVKYNVFDEKNFTMDELIEAMEHNFEGYDYIYSLVTEKTPKYGNDDDYADDVMKQIFDLYHDTIVGRPNMKGGKYGIDMLPTTCHVYFGDVILATPNGRKAHKPVSEGISPEKAADVNGPTAVIKSCAKMDHLATSGTLLNQKFTPDVVAGEEGLAHMADLVRSYFAMDGHHIQFNIIDRATLIEAQKNPEEYKDLIVRVAGYSDFFRNLDKPLQDEIINRTEQSFS, translated from the coding sequence ATGGCAACACATGGTATGAATGATAGGATTCAGAAGTTAAGGGACATCAGTGTAAACACACCGGTACACATCGATCTCGAAAGAGCTAAGATTGAGACAGACTTCTACAGAGAGAACGATGGAAAGTACTCGATTCCTGTAATGAGAGCTATGGTTCTCAAAGAGTATTTCTCCAAGAAGACGCTTTACTTTGGAGATGGAGAGCTTATCGTCGGTGAGAAGGGTAAGGACCCTCAGGCATCACCTACATTCCCTGAACTATGCTGCCATAGTGAAGAAGATATGATTGTAATGAGCGACAGAAAGCTCGTTTCATTCCATACTACAGTAGAGGATAGAGAACTACAGAAGAAGGAAATCATTCCTTTCTGGGAAGGAAGAACTATCCGAGAGAAGATTCTAGCATCGATGAAGCCAGAGTGGCATGAGTGCTACGAAGCAGGTGTATTCACAGAGTTTATGGAGCAGAGAGGCCCTGGACACACTTGCGGTGGAGAGCAAGTATTCACTACTGGATACATGGATTATAAGGCTAAAATTAAGGAAACAATGGATAAGCTAGACTGGATGAACGATCCTGAAGCTTTTGATAAGAACGAAGAGCTAAAGGCTATGGATATCTGCTGTGATGCAGTAATCATCCTCGGTGAGAGATATCACAAGCTTGCCCTCGAGAAGGCTGAAGCAGAGACAGATCCAGTTAGAAAGGCTGAGATTTTGCAAATTGCTAAGAACCTCGAAGTCGTTCCTGCACATGCACCACAGACTTACTGGCAGGCAATCCAGCTATACTGGTTTACACACCTAGCAGTTACAACTGAGCTCAATCCATGGGATGCATTCAGCCCTGGCAGAATGGACCAGCACCTCATCAAGTACTATGAAGCAGATACTGAAGCGGGTATTCTCGATGATGAGAAAGCTCTTGAGCTTCTAGAGTGCCTATGGGTTAAGTTCTATAACCAGCCAGCTCCAGTAAAGGTAGGAATTACACTCAAGGAGAGTGCAACATACACAGACTTCGCTAACATCAACACTGGTGGAGTTACACCAACTGGAGAGAACGGTGTTAACGCAGTTAGCTATCTAATCCTTGACTGCATGGATGATATGAAGCTTGTACAGCCTAACTCAAACGTAACAATCAGCAAGAAGACTCCTCAGAGATTCCTAAGGAGAGCTTGTGAGATTTCAAGAAAGGGTTGGGGACAGCCAGCATTTTATAACACAGAAGCTCAGATTATGGAGCTGATAAATGCAGGAAAGACACTCGAAGATGCTCGTCGCGGCGGTTCTTCTGGATGTGTTGAGACTGGAGCATGGGGAAGTGAAGCATATATCCTTACAGGTTATATGAATATTCCTAAGATATTCCAGATGACACTGTTCAACGGATATGATCAGGTGTCCGGCAAGCAGCTAGGTCTAAAACTTGGCTATGCTAAGGATTTCAAGACTTACGAGGAGTTATGGGATGCGTTTAAGAAGCAGCTAGAGTACTTCGTAAACATCAAGATATACGGTAACAACATCATTGAGAGAATCTATGCTGAGTTCATGCCAGCACCTCTACTTTCTGTAGTAACTAACGATTGTATCTCAAATGCTAAGGACTACAATGCTGGTGGTGCTCGTTACAACACAAACTACATCCAGGGTGTAGGAATCGGAACAGTTACAGACTGTCTAACATCTGTTAAGTACAATGTATTTGATGAGAAGAACTTCACTATGGACGAGCTCATCGAAGCTATGGAGCACAACTTTGAAGGATACGACTATATCTATAGCCTCGTAACTGAGAAGACTCCTAAGTACGGAAATGATGATGACTATGCTGATGATGTTATGAAGCAGATCTTTGACTTGTATCACGATACAATCGTTGGCAGACCAAATATGAAGGGCGGAAAGTACGGAATCGACATGCTGCCTACAACTTGCCACGTATACTTCGGTGATGTTATCCTTGCAACTCCAAATGGACGTAAGGCACACAAGCCGGTATCTGAGGGAATTTCACCAGAGAAGGCTGCCGATGTAAACGGACCTACAGCTGTAATCAAGTCCTGCGCTAAGATGGATCATCTCGCAACAAGTGGCACTCTTCTAAACCAGAAGTTCACTCCTGATGTAGTGGCTGGTGAAGAGGGACTAGCTCACATGGCTGACCTTGTTCGTTCATACTTTGCTATGGATGGACACCACATTCAGTTCAATATTATCGATAGAGCAACTCTGATTGAGGCTCAGAAGAACCCTGAGGAATACAAGGATCTAATCGTAAGAGTAGCTGGATACAGTGACTTCTTCCGTAACCTTGATAAACCTTTACAGGATGAGATTATCAATAGAACTGAGCAATCCTTCAGCTAA